A section of the Pedobacter sp. HDW13 genome encodes:
- the secDF gene encoding protein translocase subunit SecDF: MQGKGFIKFIAIVLAIVCAYALSFTLVASKVEKDAKNYAKGDLAKEKAYLDSMSTEKVYPVTGFTYQEVKSKEINLGLDLKGGMNVTMEISLAELVKSLAGNPTDVNFNKAVQNAQIQLNAGGKDYIKIFVNEFEKLSPGVKLADYFSNQDNASQLKPNASNGDVESFLEKEATSAIDRSFTVLRSRIDGFGVVSPNMQKQEGSNRILIEMPGVQDKERIAKLLQGSAELQFWQVYQVQEVAPLLENINKTLAATLKTAAPVTKDTTAAPAAAGSKLAGLEKTAAKDTAAKGSKLAGLGKKDSSAVRAELVKSNPLYAVLNLPIYQGQNGQQQLMPGAVVGMSLQKDTAKVNAYLKMPEVAAAIPSTMKFMWSVRPREGSKVFELYAIKVVSADGKPDLGGEAISDSRADFDQKGKPEVTMYMTSEGAAKWKKITAEASADKNNLKAIAIVLDNQVYSAPTVQNEIPNGISQITGSFTQADTKDLSNILKAGKLPAPARIAGSYIVGPTLGAQAIHDGLISFVIAFIVILIFMALYYHRAGWVANFALLINLFFVIGILVSLGAVLTLPGIAGIVLTIGLSVDANILIFERVREELAHGKNVGAAIKEGFKHAMPSIIDSNVTLFILGAILYVFGSGPVQGFATTLCIGILSSLFAAVAISRVVFDSLLNRKIEVNFDNNLTRNAFKNLAFNFVGRRKIYYIISTIIIVAGIGMYFKNGGLNLGVDFKGGRTYLVHFDKAVSTEDIKSKLTPVFDNETPEVKTAGEDSQVKITTTFHIADQDVKTDKVVEDALNKGLAGSKYEIVSSQKVTPIIASDIVNGAFYAVLISCLFMFIYIVVRFKKWQYGLGAVIALFHDVLMVLSFYTILDGLMPFSLEIGQDFIAAILTVMGYTMTETVVVFDRIREKLKEAGKDDLHGEERNNLINFALNSTLSRTILTSLTVFFVLLVIFIFGGDSIRGFIFALLIGRIIGTYSSLCISTPIVIDLGSSAEKK; the protein is encoded by the coding sequence ATGCAAGGAAAAGGTTTTATTAAGTTTATAGCGATAGTATTGGCTATCGTTTGTGCGTATGCCCTCTCTTTTACTTTGGTTGCATCCAAGGTAGAAAAAGACGCAAAAAACTATGCGAAAGGTGACTTAGCTAAAGAAAAGGCTTACTTAGATTCGATGAGTACCGAAAAAGTTTATCCCGTAACCGGATTCACTTATCAGGAGGTAAAATCGAAAGAAATTAATTTGGGTCTTGACTTAAAAGGCGGAATGAACGTAACGATGGAGATATCGTTAGCTGAACTGGTTAAATCGTTAGCGGGCAACCCTACCGATGTAAACTTCAACAAAGCTGTTCAAAACGCGCAGATCCAGTTAAATGCCGGTGGTAAAGATTACATCAAAATTTTCGTTAACGAATTTGAAAAATTAAGTCCAGGTGTAAAACTTGCTGATTATTTTTCAAATCAGGATAACGCATCGCAGTTAAAACCAAATGCAAGCAATGGCGACGTTGAATCTTTCTTAGAAAAAGAAGCAACCAGCGCAATTGACCGTTCGTTTACTGTATTACGTTCTCGTATTGATGGTTTCGGAGTAGTAAGTCCGAACATGCAAAAACAAGAAGGCAGTAACCGCATCTTAATCGAAATGCCAGGTGTACAAGATAAAGAGCGTATTGCTAAACTTTTACAAGGTTCTGCCGAATTACAGTTCTGGCAAGTATACCAGGTACAAGAAGTTGCTCCTTTACTAGAAAACATTAACAAAACTTTAGCTGCAACATTAAAAACCGCTGCTCCTGTTACAAAAGATACCACTGCTGCTCCTGCTGCTGCCGGAAGCAAATTAGCTGGTTTAGAAAAAACTGCTGCAAAAGATACTGCTGCAAAAGGTAGTAAACTTGCTGGTTTAGGTAAAAAAGATTCTTCGGCGGTTAGAGCTGAGCTGGTAAAATCTAACCCTTTATATGCTGTACTTAATTTGCCTATTTACCAGGGCCAAAACGGACAACAACAATTAATGCCAGGTGCAGTTGTGGGTATGTCGTTACAAAAAGATACAGCAAAAGTTAATGCTTATTTAAAAATGCCTGAGGTTGCTGCCGCAATTCCATCTACGATGAAATTTATGTGGAGCGTTAGACCAAGAGAAGGTTCTAAAGTTTTCGAACTATATGCCATTAAAGTAGTAAGTGCCGATGGTAAACCAGATTTAGGTGGTGAGGCGATCAGCGATTCGCGTGCTGACTTTGACCAAAAAGGTAAACCAGAAGTAACCATGTACATGACCAGCGAAGGTGCTGCAAAATGGAAAAAAATTACTGCTGAAGCTTCTGCTGATAAAAATAACTTAAAAGCGATTGCAATCGTATTAGATAACCAGGTTTATTCTGCTCCTACTGTTCAAAACGAAATCCCTAACGGTATTTCGCAAATCACCGGTAGCTTTACGCAAGCAGATACCAAAGATTTATCAAACATCTTAAAAGCGGGTAAATTACCTGCTCCTGCACGTATTGCAGGTAGCTACATTGTTGGTCCTACTTTAGGTGCACAAGCTATCCACGATGGTTTAATCTCTTTCGTAATTGCCTTTATTGTAATCTTAATCTTCATGGCGTTATATTATCACCGTGCTGGTTGGGTTGCTAACTTTGCCCTTTTAATCAACTTGTTCTTCGTTATCGGTATCCTGGTATCATTGGGCGCTGTGTTAACTTTACCTGGTATTGCCGGTATCGTGTTAACCATCGGTTTATCCGTTGATGCAAACATCCTTATTTTTGAACGTGTACGTGAAGAGCTTGCACATGGTAAAAATGTTGGTGCTGCCATTAAAGAAGGTTTCAAACATGCTATGCCATCAATTATCGACTCGAACGTTACCTTATTCATTTTAGGTGCCATCCTTTATGTTTTTGGTAGTGGTCCGGTTCAAGGTTTTGCAACTACTTTATGTATTGGTATCCTTTCGTCGTTATTTGCTGCTGTAGCCATTTCAAGAGTAGTTTTCGATTCGTTGTTAAACCGTAAAATCGAAGTTAACTTCGATAACAACTTAACCCGTAACGCATTCAAAAACTTAGCCTTCAACTTTGTTGGCCGTCGTAAAATTTATTACATTATCTCTACCATCATCATTGTTGCTGGTATTGGTATGTATTTCAAAAACGGTGGTTTAAACCTTGGTGTAGACTTTAAAGGTGGTAGAACTTACTTAGTACACTTCGATAAAGCAGTAAGTACTGAAGATATAAAATCGAAATTAACTCCTGTTTTTGATAACGAAACTCCAGAGGTTAAAACTGCAGGCGAAGATAGCCAGGTAAAAATCACCACTACTTTCCACATTGCAGATCAAGATGTTAAAACCGATAAAGTTGTTGAAGATGCTTTAAACAAAGGTTTAGCAGGTTCTAAATATGAAATCGTAAGCTCGCAAAAAGTAACGCCGATTATCGCCAGCGATATCGTAAACGGTGCTTTCTATGCGGTATTGATCTCATGCTTGTTCATGTTTATCTACATCGTTGTAAGGTTTAAAAAATGGCAATATGGTTTAGGTGCGGTAATCGCCTTATTCCACGACGTTTTAATGGTATTATCTTTCTACACCATTTTAGATGGCCTTATGCCATTCTCACTAGAAATTGGTCAGGATTTCATTGCAGCAATCTTAACCGTAATGGGTTACACCATGACAGAGACTGTTGTTGTATTCGACCGTATCCGTGAGAAACTGAAAGAAGCTGGTAAAGACGATTTACATGGCGAAGAGCGTAACAACTTAATCAACTTCGCGTTAAACAGTACCTTAAGCCGTACCATTTTAACTTCGTTAACCGTATTCTTCGTATTATTGGTAATCTTTATTTTCGGTGGCGATAGTATCCGCGGATTTATTTTCGCCCTGTTAATCGGTCGTATCATTGGTACGTACTCATCACTATGTATCTCTACTCCTATTGTAATCGATTTGGGTAGCTCTGCAGAGAAAAAATAA
- a CDS encoding M20/M25/M40 family metallo-hydrolase, with protein sequence MNKKLLFSALLLCASVIVFAQDKKVIDNIVKEVNENSQLEKLAHELLDVVGPRLVGSPQMKQANDWAVKKYSDWGISAKNEKWGEWAGWERGVTHIDLVSPRVRTLEGTQLAWSPSTNGKAINAEAIILPEITDSVAFQKWLPNVRGKIVLISMNQLSGRPEKNREEFATKDLFEKFKKQKADAAKAFAAGIAKTGYNAKTLPVALENAGAAAIVINNWSQGFGVDKIFGANTTKVPTLDLSVEDYGLVYRLALNGNKPVLKIESESKKLGAVPTFNTIAEIKGKQKPNEYVMLSAHFDSWDGASGATDNGSGTILMMEAMRILKKIYPNPKRTILVGHWGSEEQGLNGSRAFVEDHPEIVSNLQALFNQDNGTGRVVNIGGQGFAKSKDYITRWLAAVPDTIKNQIKTSFPGTPGAGGSDFASFVAAGALGYSLSSTSWDYGTYTWHTNRDSYDKLVFDEIKSNVILAAIMVYMASEDPEKTSTEKAADLPVNERTGKPASWPVQTKSNRKGGL encoded by the coding sequence ATGAATAAAAAGCTACTGTTTTCTGCGCTATTGCTATGCGCTTCGGTCATTGTTTTCGCACAAGACAAAAAAGTAATCGACAATATTGTTAAAGAAGTAAATGAAAACTCGCAATTAGAAAAGCTTGCACACGAATTGCTGGATGTTGTGGGTCCACGCTTAGTGGGTTCGCCACAAATGAAGCAAGCCAACGATTGGGCAGTAAAAAAATATAGCGATTGGGGCATTTCGGCCAAAAATGAAAAGTGGGGCGAATGGGCTGGCTGGGAAAGAGGCGTTACGCATATTGACTTAGTAAGTCCGCGGGTGAGAACCCTCGAAGGAACACAATTGGCCTGGAGTCCGTCAACTAACGGAAAAGCCATTAATGCCGAAGCAATTATCCTGCCCGAAATAACCGATTCGGTAGCTTTTCAAAAATGGTTACCCAATGTAAGAGGTAAAATTGTACTGATTTCTATGAACCAGCTTTCTGGCCGACCAGAAAAAAACCGGGAAGAATTTGCCACAAAAGATTTATTCGAAAAATTTAAAAAACAAAAGGCCGATGCCGCAAAAGCATTTGCTGCTGGTATTGCCAAAACAGGTTATAACGCTAAAACTTTACCTGTAGCTTTAGAAAATGCAGGTGCAGCAGCAATAGTGATCAACAACTGGTCGCAGGGCTTTGGCGTTGATAAAATTTTTGGTGCCAATACAACAAAAGTACCAACCCTGGATTTATCGGTAGAGGATTATGGCCTGGTTTACCGCTTGGCTTTAAATGGCAACAAACCTGTGCTTAAAATCGAATCAGAATCAAAGAAACTAGGTGCAGTACCTACTTTCAACACCATTGCCGAGATAAAAGGGAAGCAAAAACCGAATGAATACGTGATGCTCTCGGCACACTTCGATTCATGGGATGGTGCAAGTGGCGCTACAGATAACGGTTCGGGAACCATTTTGATGATGGAAGCCATGCGTATTTTAAAGAAAATTTATCCTAATCCTAAGCGTACCATCCTGGTTGGCCATTGGGGCAGCGAAGAGCAGGGTTTAAACGGCTCAAGGGCTTTTGTAGAAGATCACCCCGAAATTGTAAGTAACCTACAGGCATTGTTTAACCAAGACAACGGTACCGGCCGCGTGGTTAATATCGGCGGACAAGGCTTTGCCAAATCAAAAGATTACATCACGCGTTGGTTGGCAGCAGTACCAGATACGATTAAAAACCAGATCAAAACCAGCTTCCCGGGCACACCGGGTGCAGGAGGATCTGATTTTGCTTCGTTTGTAGCTGCAGGTGCTTTGGGTTATTCGTTAAGCTCAACCAGCTGGGATTACGGCACCTATACCTGGCATACTAACCGCGACAGTTACGATAAACTGGTTTTCGACGAGATTAAAAGCAATGTAATTTTAGCTGCCATCATGGTTTATATGGCATCAGAAGACCCTGAAAAAACTTCTACTGAAAAAGCTGCAGATTTACCGGTAAACGAACGTACGGGTAAACCGGCAAGCTGGCCTGTTCAAACGAAATCGAACCGTAAAGGTGGCTTGTAG
- a CDS encoding hydroxymethylglutaryl-CoA lyase, protein MSPNQFKLVECPRDAMQGLHDFVPTALKSEYLNLLLQVGFDTLDFGSFVSPKAIPQMADTAAVLANLDLSNTETKLLAIVANLRGVEAAIRHEEINYLGFPFSISETFQQRNTNSSITQSLNTVEEMLALCVKKNKEAVVYLSMGFGNPYGDEWNYEIVEQWADVLVNKGVGILSLADTVGVSTPKKIESILPKLISRFANTEIGIHLHSTPAQRFEKITAAYNSGVKRIDSALKGFGGCPMAADNLTGNIATEDVISFLNAQGESLYLNMDKWNEAMALSGRIFG, encoded by the coding sequence ATGAGCCCAAACCAGTTCAAGCTAGTAGAATGCCCCCGCGATGCGATGCAGGGTTTACACGATTTTGTCCCTACCGCATTAAAATCCGAATACCTGAATTTACTGCTACAGGTAGGTTTCGATACTTTGGATTTTGGAAGTTTTGTTTCGCCAAAGGCCATTCCGCAAATGGCAGATACAGCTGCTGTTTTGGCTAATCTGGATTTAAGCAATACCGAGACCAAGCTACTGGCCATTGTAGCCAATTTACGGGGCGTAGAAGCCGCTATAAGGCACGAAGAGATCAACTACCTCGGTTTCCCTTTTTCTATCTCAGAAACGTTTCAGCAACGCAATACCAACTCCAGCATTACACAATCACTAAACACGGTCGAAGAAATGCTTGCCCTTTGCGTTAAAAAGAATAAGGAGGCTGTAGTTTACCTCTCAATGGGTTTTGGTAACCCTTACGGCGATGAATGGAATTATGAAATTGTAGAGCAATGGGCCGATGTCTTGGTAAACAAGGGTGTCGGGATTTTATCTTTGGCTGATACGGTTGGTGTGTCTACGCCTAAGAAAATTGAAAGTATACTGCCTAAACTGATTTCAAGGTTTGCGAATACAGAGATTGGTATTCACCTGCACTCCACTCCTGCCCAACGGTTCGAAAAAATAACCGCTGCTTACAATTCAGGCGTAAAACGGATCGATTCTGCTTTAAAAGGCTTTGGAGGCTGCCCTATGGCTGCTGATAACCTTACAGGCAACATTGCTACCGAAGATGTGATTAGCTTCTTAAATGCACAAGGAGAAAGCTTATACCTGAACATGGATAAATGGAACGAGGCGATGGCTTTGTCAGGAAGGATATTCGGGTGA
- a CDS encoding YciI family protein: protein MKKILLAICLSIATLVVSAQDKKAKAPYDEALAKKLGADDYGMKMYIMVILKSGTNTTETKAKTDSLFAGHMANMGKMVEQNKLVIAGPMGKNDKNYRGIFILNTKSMDEAKQLLENDPAIKAKLLEPELYNWYGSAALSEYLPFHDKVQKKSF from the coding sequence ATGAAAAAAATATTACTCGCCATCTGCCTTAGCATTGCTACCCTGGTTGTATCTGCTCAAGATAAAAAGGCTAAGGCGCCATACGATGAAGCGCTTGCAAAAAAACTCGGCGCCGATGATTACGGCATGAAGATGTACATCATGGTGATCCTGAAATCGGGCACCAATACCACAGAAACCAAAGCTAAAACCGATAGCCTTTTTGCCGGCCACATGGCTAACATGGGCAAAATGGTTGAGCAAAACAAACTGGTAATTGCCGGACCAATGGGCAAAAACGATAAGAATTACCGCGGTATCTTTATTCTAAATACCAAATCAATGGACGAGGCCAAACAACTATTGGAAAACGATCCGGCGATTAAGGCCAAGCTGTTAGAACCAGAATTGTATAACTGGTATGGTTCAGCAGCACTATCAGAATACTTACCTTTTCACGATAAAGTACAGAAGAAAAGCTTTTAG
- a CDS encoding GNAT family N-acetyltransferase — protein MSLQVQKINHPEDLDKAFVIRKTVFVDEQNCPPELEWEHEDESVHFLATHNGQPCGACRWRKTDSGYKLERFAVLKEFRGHGVGRALIAEALSDLPEDAHYIYLNSQLDAMSLYAKFGFVAEGEQFEEAGIQHFRMVKQV, from the coding sequence ATGAGTCTGCAAGTTCAAAAAATTAACCACCCAGAAGATTTAGATAAAGCATTTGTTATTCGCAAAACTGTATTTGTAGATGAGCAGAACTGCCCACCTGAACTGGAGTGGGAGCATGAAGACGAATCAGTACATTTTTTGGCCACACATAACGGGCAGCCTTGCGGCGCCTGCCGCTGGCGTAAAACGGATAGTGGCTATAAACTGGAACGTTTTGCGGTTTTAAAGGAATTTAGAGGTCATGGGGTCGGTCGGGCATTAATTGCCGAGGCTTTATCTGATTTACCCGAAGATGCGCATTACATTTATCTCAACTCGCAATTAGATGCCATGAGTTTATATGCTAAGTTTGGTTTTGTTGCCGAGGGCGAGCAGTTTGAAGAGGCCGGTATACAGCATTTCAGAATGGTGAAGCAGGTTTAG
- a CDS encoding GNAT family N-acetyltransferase, which produces MQNITYSPLSLEELNKIAEIDRSENISEVYIYKKGQLLTEQVNETVTAFEPAELAAIIEKQKHLKQGGGEVVGAFINHTLVGVASIENRKRGLRCEYCKMDILYVSNAWRGKKIGQHLVEEIKKVGRNYQAKKLYISATPTKASVDFYLKSGACLTKEIDQELFDLEPLDIHLEMDV; this is translated from the coding sequence ATGCAAAACATTACTTACAGTCCTTTAAGTTTAGAAGAGCTTAATAAAATAGCGGAGATTGACCGTTCGGAAAACATATCAGAAGTTTATATCTACAAAAAAGGACAGCTTTTAACTGAACAGGTAAACGAAACTGTTACTGCTTTTGAGCCAGCCGAGCTTGCTGCCATAATTGAAAAGCAAAAACACCTTAAGCAAGGTGGCGGCGAGGTTGTGGGGGCCTTTATCAATCATACACTGGTTGGTGTAGCATCTATAGAGAATAGAAAGCGAGGTCTTCGATGCGAGTATTGTAAAATGGACATCCTTTACGTAAGCAATGCCTGGAGAGGTAAAAAAATCGGCCAGCATTTGGTTGAAGAAATTAAAAAAGTGGGCCGGAATTATCAGGCAAAAAAACTTTATATCTCGGCAACTCCCACCAAAGCCTCGGTAGATTTTTACCTGAAGTCGGGCGCCTGTTTAACCAAAGAAATTGATCAGGAACTGTTCGACCTCGAGCCGTTGGATATACATCTGGAAATGGATGTTTAG
- a CDS encoding NAD(P)/FAD-dependent oxidoreductase: MDLQLPKSEYPRVVIVGGGFGGIELAKRLKNKPFQVVMLDKHNYHTFQPLLYQVATGGLEADSIAFPLRKIFKGQKNLIFRVTKVTEVNASENCLQTDIGRISYDYLVIATGSTSNFFGNKEIEANSMPMKSIPEALDLRSLILQNFEKSLIEKDPDKKSALLNFVVVGGGPTGVETSGAIAELKKHVIPNDYAEMNVNKVNIYLIENSPELLGVMSPQAQKKAKDFLTDMGVQVMNETRVLGYDGHTLTLQDKAPILSSTVIWSAGVKGQVINGLDKAEIVRGGRLKTDTQNLIVGYPNVYAIGDVAAIIDEETPNGHPGVAPAAIQQGHHLAKNLINIIENKPLEKFKYFDKGSMATVGRNKAVVDIGKIRFQGVFAWFTWMFVHLMTLVGFRNKIIVFVNWIWSYFSYDRGTRLIIRTFAKDRSVDYREEVPGVKEVKV, from the coding sequence ATGGATTTACAACTTCCTAAAAGCGAATACCCCAGAGTAGTTATTGTTGGCGGAGGATTTGGCGGGATTGAGTTAGCTAAACGTTTAAAAAACAAACCTTTTCAGGTAGTCATGCTCGATAAACATAACTATCATACTTTTCAGCCCTTATTATATCAGGTGGCAACCGGTGGTTTAGAAGCCGATTCGATTGCCTTCCCACTCAGAAAGATCTTTAAGGGGCAAAAGAATTTAATTTTCAGGGTTACCAAAGTTACCGAAGTAAACGCTTCTGAAAATTGTCTGCAAACCGATATTGGCAGAATTAGTTACGATTATCTGGTTATTGCAACCGGTTCTACCAGTAATTTCTTTGGCAATAAAGAAATCGAAGCCAATTCGATGCCAATGAAATCCATTCCGGAAGCGCTTGACCTTCGAAGCCTGATTTTACAGAATTTCGAAAAATCGCTGATAGAGAAAGATCCGGATAAAAAGAGTGCTTTATTAAACTTTGTCGTGGTTGGAGGTGGTCCAACAGGTGTAGAAACCTCTGGAGCCATTGCAGAGCTTAAAAAACATGTTATCCCGAACGATTATGCAGAGATGAATGTAAATAAGGTAAATATTTACCTTATTGAAAATTCGCCAGAATTGTTGGGTGTGATGTCGCCCCAGGCGCAAAAAAAGGCCAAAGATTTTCTTACCGATATGGGCGTGCAGGTGATGAACGAAACACGGGTACTGGGTTACGACGGACATACACTTACTTTACAGGATAAAGCCCCTATTTTAAGTTCAACCGTAATATGGAGCGCCGGTGTTAAAGGTCAGGTGATAAACGGGCTCGATAAAGCCGAAATTGTAAGAGGCGGAAGATTAAAAACCGACACCCAAAATCTGATTGTGGGTTATCCGAATGTTTACGCCATTGGCGATGTGGCCGCCATTATTGATGAAGAAACACCTAACGGTCACCCCGGAGTTGCTCCAGCTGCGATCCAGCAAGGGCATCATCTGGCCAAAAACCTCATCAATATTATAGAAAACAAACCTTTAGAAAAGTTCAAATATTTCGATAAAGGTTCTATGGCTACCGTAGGCAGGAACAAAGCAGTGGTCGATATCGGTAAAATTCGCTTTCAGGGCGTTTTTGCCTGGTTTACCTGGATGTTCGTTCACCTGATGACTTTAGTAGGTTTCCGTAATAAGATCATTGTGTTCGTAAACTGGATCTGGAGTTACTTTAGCTACGATAGAGGTACCCGTTTAATTATCAGAACCTTTGCAAAAGATAGAAGTGTAGATTACCGCGAGGAAGTGCCCGGTGTAAAAGAAGTTAAGGTTTAA
- the fbaA gene encoding class II fructose-bisphosphate aldolase: MSLKGYKGVIYGDAVQELFEQAKKHQFALPAVNVTGTNTVNAVMETAKAVNSPVMIQLSNGGAQFYAGKSLDNEKLQACILGAVSAAKHVHLLAEHYGVAVVLHTDHAAKKLLPWIDGLLDHGEKFFAETGKPLFSSHMLDLSEESIEENMEISAKYLARMAKMNMTIEIELGVTGGEEDGVDNSDVDSSKLYTQPSEVAYAYEELSKVSPRFTVAAAFGNVHGVYKPGNVKLQPVILKNSQDFIKEKFSLTAEKPINFVFHGGSGSSQEEIREAISYGAIKMNIDTDMQWAFWEGILEYYKKNEAYLQGQIGNPDGDDKPNKKYYDPRVWLRKAEEAFVKRLTAAFEDLNCINVNDKL, from the coding sequence ATGAGTTTAAAAGGCTACAAAGGCGTAATTTACGGAGATGCCGTTCAAGAATTGTTTGAGCAGGCTAAAAAACATCAGTTTGCTTTACCAGCAGTAAACGTTACCGGTACCAATACGGTAAATGCGGTAATGGAAACTGCAAAGGCAGTAAATTCGCCTGTTATGATTCAATTATCTAATGGTGGTGCCCAGTTTTATGCTGGTAAATCGTTAGATAACGAGAAATTACAGGCATGTATTTTAGGTGCTGTATCGGCAGCTAAACATGTACATTTATTGGCAGAACATTATGGTGTTGCCGTGGTTTTACATACCGACCACGCGGCTAAAAAATTATTGCCATGGATTGATGGATTATTGGATCACGGTGAAAAATTCTTCGCAGAAACCGGCAAACCTTTGTTTTCATCTCATATGTTAGATTTATCAGAAGAGTCGATTGAAGAAAACATGGAGATTTCTGCTAAATATTTAGCACGCATGGCTAAAATGAACATGACTATCGAAATCGAGCTTGGTGTAACAGGTGGTGAGGAAGATGGTGTGGATAACAGCGATGTAGACAGCTCTAAATTATATACGCAACCAAGCGAAGTGGCTTATGCTTACGAAGAATTAAGCAAGGTTTCTCCACGCTTTACTGTTGCAGCTGCTTTTGGTAACGTACACGGTGTTTACAAACCAGGTAACGTTAAATTACAACCGGTAATTTTGAAAAACTCTCAGGATTTCATCAAAGAAAAATTCAGCTTAACTGCAGAGAAACCAATTAACTTCGTATTCCACGGTGGTTCTGGTTCTTCTCAGGAAGAAATCAGAGAAGCTATTTCTTACGGTGCAATTAAAATGAATATTGATACTGATATGCAGTGGGCATTTTGGGAAGGTATTTTAGAATATTACAAAAAGAACGAAGCTTATTTGCAAGGCCAGATTGGTAACCCTGATGGCGATGATAAACCAAATAAAAAATATTACGATCCACGTGTATGGTTGCGTAAAGCTGAAGAAGCTTTCGTTAAGCGTTTAACTGCTGCTTTCGAAGACTTAAACTGCATTAACGTTAACGATAAACTGTAA
- a CDS encoding low affinity iron permease family protein produces the protein MIKSKADTKKNNLFERFANAATKFTGSSIAFIAATAIVILWAVTGPVFDYSETWQLVINTGTTIITFLMVFLIQKAQNKDGKAIQLKLNELIAAHEKASNRMVDIEDLTEKDLDQLHKFYVTLATLAKKEADIHCSHSIDVANELNELKLEKNKHFKHHNNESASSKN, from the coding sequence ATGATAAAATCTAAAGCTGATACTAAAAAAAACAATCTTTTTGAAAGGTTTGCCAATGCTGCGACCAAGTTTACGGGAAGCTCTATAGCCTTTATTGCCGCCACCGCAATTGTTATTCTTTGGGCTGTAACCGGACCAGTATTTGATTATTCTGAAACCTGGCAACTGGTTATTAATACTGGTACGACCATTATTACTTTTTTAATGGTTTTTTTAATCCAAAAAGCACAAAATAAGGATGGAAAAGCAATACAATTGAAATTGAATGAGCTGATTGCTGCGCATGAAAAGGCCAGTAACCGGATGGTAGATATTGAAGATTTAACCGAAAAGGACCTTGATCAGTTACACAAATTTTACGTTACGCTGGCTACATTAGCCAAAAAAGAGGCCGATATTCATTGTTCTCATTCAATTGATGTTGCAAATGAGCTGAATGAGCTAAAATTAGAAAAGAATAAACACTTTAAACACCACAATAATGAGTCTGCAAGTTCAAAAAATTAA
- the accD gene encoding acetyl-CoA carboxylase, carboxyltransferase subunit beta, with translation MAWFKREKKGIITTTEEKKEAPDGLWNKCPNCKKPLHQAELQENKYVCHYCDYHLRVGSKEYFEVLFDDNEFKELFPNLTSGDPLKFNDNKPYTDRIKESQAKTGLKDAIRAGVGKIEGQDIVIACMDFAFIGGSMGSVVGEKIARSIDYSIKHKVPFLMISKSGGARMMEAAFSLMQMAKTSAKLALLGQAKVPYISLLTDPTTGGVTASYAMLGDINIAEPGSLIGFAGPRVIKETIKKDLPKGFQTSEFVLEHGFLDFIVDRRAMKAKLGAFIKMMNN, from the coding sequence ATGGCTTGGTTTAAGAGAGAAAAAAAAGGTATCATTACCACAACCGAAGAGAAAAAAGAAGCACCGGATGGTTTGTGGAATAAATGTCCAAATTGTAAAAAACCGCTACATCAGGCAGAACTTCAGGAAAACAAATACGTTTGCCATTACTGCGATTACCACCTGAGAGTAGGCTCAAAAGAATATTTCGAGGTTTTATTTGATGATAACGAATTTAAAGAGCTGTTCCCTAACTTAACATCAGGCGACCCTTTAAAATTTAACGACAATAAACCTTACACCGATAGAATTAAAGAAAGCCAGGCTAAAACCGGCTTAAAAGATGCGATTCGCGCCGGAGTGGGTAAAATTGAAGGTCAGGATATCGTTATTGCCTGTATGGATTTTGCCTTTATTGGCGGCTCAATGGGCTCGGTAGTAGGTGAAAAAATTGCCCGTTCTATCGATTACAGCATTAAACACAAGGTGCCTTTCCTGATGATTTCTAAATCTGGTGGCGCACGAATGATGGAAGCTGCATTTTCATTGATGCAAATGGCTAAAACATCGGCTAAACTGGCTTTACTAGGTCAGGCTAAAGTTCCTTATATTTCTTTATTAACCGATCCAACCACAGGTGGTGTTACCGCTTCTTATGCTATGCTTGGCGATATCAATATTGCCGAACCTGGCTCACTGATCGGTTTTGCCGGCCCAAGGGTAATTAAAGAAACCATTAAAAAAGATTTACCTAAAGGTTTCCAAACTTCAGAATTTGTGCTGGAGCACGGTTTCCTCGATTTCATTGTAGATAGAAGAGCCATGAAAGCTAAATTGGGCGCTTTTATTAAAATGATGAATAATTAG